Proteins from a single region of Paraburkholderia sp. PGU19:
- a CDS encoding IclR family transcriptional regulator yields MARENTTGVGHRTAGPQAAHGSADEDTARSTDIAESAEEETGGGSTYLVPGLERGLRILAEFSAREPVLGAPELSKRIGIPRTTTFRLLQTLEALGFLERANGDRHFRLGVAVLRLGFEYLSSLELTDFGTPILERLRDQTGLSTHLLIRDERDVVFVAKAQTHDPMFSSVKVHVGTRLPAHATVHGQVLMGDLSLMQLRQLYPEQQLERFTDRTPATVDELYERIRETAAQGYAISEASFERGISVVSAPVRDQTGKIVAAMTTTVPRSDIGDDERAPLVAKVCGAALDLSARLNYRPSPDDPTLAQTRR; encoded by the coding sequence ATGGCAAGAGAAAACACGACAGGAGTGGGACACCGGACTGCGGGACCGCAGGCGGCGCACGGATCGGCCGACGAGGACACCGCGCGCAGCACGGATATCGCGGAATCCGCCGAAGAGGAAACGGGCGGCGGCTCGACGTATCTCGTCCCCGGCCTCGAACGCGGCTTGCGCATTCTTGCCGAGTTCTCGGCGCGCGAACCCGTGCTCGGCGCGCCCGAGCTGTCCAAGCGCATCGGCATCCCGCGCACGACCACATTCCGTTTGCTGCAAACGCTCGAAGCACTCGGTTTTCTCGAACGCGCGAATGGCGACCGGCATTTTCGTCTTGGCGTCGCGGTGCTGCGCCTCGGCTTCGAGTATCTGAGTTCGCTCGAACTGACCGACTTCGGCACGCCGATCCTCGAACGGCTGCGCGATCAGACGGGCTTGAGCACGCATCTGCTGATACGCGACGAGCGCGATGTCGTGTTCGTCGCGAAGGCGCAGACGCATGATCCGATGTTCAGCTCAGTGAAGGTGCATGTCGGCACGCGGCTCCCCGCGCACGCGACCGTCCACGGCCAGGTGCTGATGGGCGATCTCTCGCTGATGCAGTTGCGCCAGCTTTACCCCGAGCAGCAGCTCGAACGCTTCACCGACCGCACGCCCGCCACCGTCGACGAATTGTACGAACGAATCCGCGAAACGGCCGCGCAGGGCTATGCGATCAGCGAGGCATCGTTCGAGCGCGGGATATCCGTGGTCAGCGCGCCCGTGCGCGACCAGACGGGCAAGATCGTCGCGGCGATGACGACGACAGTGCCGCGTTCCGATATCGGTGACGATGAACGCGCGCCGCTCGTCGCGAAGGTGTGCGGCGCGGCGCTTGATCTGTCGGCGCGTCTGAACTATCGTCCGTCCCCCGACGATCCGACGCTCGCGCAAACGCGTCGCTAG
- the tssE gene encoding type VI secretion system baseplate subunit TssE, with amino-acid sequence MVTGHFANGAAVDEFDAQTQTFLSVQDNIHRILNSRRDGLVHLPDYGLADLSEIYRHLPASAHKLRREIEMTLLEYEPRLARIDITIDETEAGMLLSFTMSCHLHTQGLVRFGTHFTPDGCTRLKMLNRDIDRY; translated from the coding sequence ATGGTGACCGGGCACTTTGCGAACGGCGCGGCCGTCGACGAGTTCGACGCCCAGACACAGACGTTTCTGTCGGTGCAGGACAACATACATCGCATTCTGAACAGTCGCCGCGACGGACTCGTGCATCTGCCGGATTATGGCCTCGCGGATCTATCGGAGATTTACCGGCATTTGCCGGCGTCGGCGCACAAACTCCGCCGCGAGATCGAGATGACGCTGCTCGAATATGAACCGCGCCTGGCTCGCATCGATATCACGATCGACGAGACCGAGGCAGGCATGCTGCTGAGTTTCACGATGTCGTGCCATCTGCACACGCAAGGGCTCGTGCGATTCGGCACGCACTTCACGCCGGACGGCTGCACCCGGCTGAAGATGTTGAACCGGGATATCGACCGGTATTGA
- the tssH gene encoding type VI secretion system ATPase TssH, with protein MIARDFSLFLRRLNEHCAQALADAASLCETRAHRDIEVEHWLIKLLELGDGDLVALMRRYELDADAIWNGLLSAIDRLPHELRGKPGLSNRLGQLLEAAWMRASLDSSGTGSTVIRSAHLLAALADTPSLLRAPDAWALLSVSPAQIERVMPELDRISIEAPRADANAAAQSHAEVTPDTVPRDGSAHASGRQHSNDALSRFTIDITQKAREGRIDPVFGRDVEIRQMVDILARRRKNNPILVGDPGVGKTALVEGLSLKIAQGDVPLAIRDVSVLTLDLGLLQAGAGVKGEFEQRLKNVIEAVQQSPVPVLLFIDEAHTLIGAGNSAGGADAANLLKPALARGELRTIAATTWSEYKQYFERDAALERRFQMVKVDEPDDDNACLMLRGLKARYAQHHRVHITDAAVASAVKLSRRYLTGRQLPDKAVDLLDTAAARVRMSCEATPLAISTREAEKASLEVERHALIEDQAAASADVRDRVNAIDARLDELRAGLHELESAFAAQKEAAARVVGLREQWRATADETVRGTLQQSIREAHAALTQRGAEPLVHAEVDEAAIASVIADWTGVPAGSLLEDELATLVELETRLARVVVGQDDALAALGKSLRTAKAGLKSEEAPLGVFLLVGPSGVGKTETARALADLMFGGERALITINLSEHQEAHTVSQLKGSPPGYVGYGQGGVLTEAVRQRPYSVILLDEVEKAHRDVLNLFYQVFDRGFMRDGEGRIIDFRNTVILMTSNLASEQIVTAFDTANEAASDVAQNAPDHVPVSDALLMERVRPVLVEHFQPALLARFQSVIYRPLAAAALGTIVRMKLDKVAHRIAKRFEVALICDDTLIDEIVLACQTPDSGARNIDSLLDQQILPVLSRELLVRSAKGKLPATIRLSVSETEGVIVDFEEARLHDEAAA; from the coding sequence ATGATCGCCAGAGATTTCTCCCTGTTCCTGCGCCGCCTGAACGAGCATTGCGCACAAGCCCTCGCCGACGCGGCGAGCCTGTGCGAAACCCGCGCCCATCGCGACATCGAGGTCGAGCATTGGCTCATCAAGCTGCTTGAACTCGGAGACGGTGACCTCGTGGCGCTCATGCGGCGCTATGAACTGGACGCCGACGCAATCTGGAACGGCTTGCTGAGTGCGATCGACCGGCTGCCGCATGAGCTGCGCGGCAAGCCTGGGTTGTCGAACCGCCTCGGACAGTTGCTCGAAGCGGCGTGGATGCGCGCTTCGCTGGACTCGTCTGGAACGGGCAGTACCGTCATTCGCTCGGCGCATCTACTGGCTGCATTAGCCGATACGCCGTCGTTGCTTCGCGCGCCGGATGCGTGGGCATTGCTGTCGGTATCGCCTGCGCAGATCGAGCGGGTGATGCCGGAACTCGACCGGATTTCTATCGAAGCGCCGCGCGCCGACGCGAACGCGGCTGCGCAATCACACGCCGAAGTGACGCCGGACACGGTGCCCAGAGACGGAAGCGCTCACGCATCGGGTCGCCAGCACTCGAACGACGCGCTTTCGCGCTTCACCATCGATATCACGCAGAAGGCGCGCGAAGGGCGTATCGACCCGGTGTTCGGCCGCGACGTGGAGATTCGCCAGATGGTCGACATTCTTGCGCGGCGGCGCAAGAACAATCCGATTCTGGTGGGTGACCCCGGTGTCGGCAAGACGGCGCTGGTGGAAGGTCTGTCGTTGAAAATCGCGCAAGGCGATGTCCCTCTGGCAATTCGCGACGTCAGCGTGCTGACGCTCGACCTGGGTCTGCTGCAGGCGGGCGCGGGTGTGAAGGGCGAATTCGAGCAGCGCCTGAAAAACGTCATCGAGGCCGTGCAGCAATCGCCTGTGCCCGTTCTGCTGTTCATCGACGAAGCCCACACGCTGATCGGAGCGGGCAATTCCGCAGGCGGCGCCGACGCTGCGAACCTGCTCAAGCCGGCACTCGCGCGCGGCGAGTTGCGCACGATTGCTGCGACCACATGGTCGGAGTACAAGCAGTATTTCGAGCGCGATGCGGCACTGGAGCGGCGTTTTCAGATGGTCAAGGTCGATGAGCCCGACGACGACAATGCGTGCCTGATGTTGCGTGGGTTGAAAGCGCGTTACGCGCAACATCATCGCGTGCATATCACCGACGCGGCCGTGGCGTCCGCCGTGAAGCTGTCGCGTCGATATCTGACGGGGCGCCAGTTGCCGGACAAGGCCGTCGATCTTCTTGATACGGCCGCCGCCCGCGTGCGCATGAGCTGCGAGGCGACGCCTTTGGCCATTTCCACGCGCGAAGCAGAGAAAGCGTCGCTCGAAGTCGAGCGCCATGCATTGATCGAGGATCAGGCGGCGGCATCCGCGGACGTTCGCGACCGCGTGAATGCCATCGACGCTCGGCTTGATGAACTACGCGCCGGGTTGCACGAACTGGAATCCGCTTTTGCCGCGCAAAAGGAAGCGGCGGCGCGGGTCGTCGGATTGCGCGAGCAATGGCGGGCAACAGCTGACGAAACAGTGCGCGGCACGCTGCAGCAGTCCATCCGAGAGGCCCATGCGGCGCTGACGCAGCGCGGCGCCGAGCCGCTTGTTCACGCGGAAGTCGACGAAGCCGCGATCGCGTCCGTGATCGCCGACTGGACAGGCGTGCCCGCCGGCAGTCTGCTTGAAGACGAACTCGCGACGCTCGTGGAACTCGAAACGCGGCTCGCGCGCGTCGTCGTCGGTCAGGACGACGCGCTCGCCGCGCTTGGCAAGAGCCTGCGCACGGCGAAAGCAGGACTCAAGTCCGAAGAGGCGCCGCTTGGCGTATTCCTGCTGGTGGGGCCGTCGGGCGTCGGCAAGACGGAGACGGCGCGCGCGCTGGCCGATCTGATGTTCGGCGGCGAACGTGCGCTCATCACGATCAATCTTTCCGAGCACCAGGAAGCGCACACCGTATCGCAACTCAAAGGCTCGCCGCCTGGCTATGTCGGCTACGGCCAGGGCGGGGTGCTGACAGAAGCGGTGCGTCAGCGGCCGTATAGCGTGATCTTGCTGGATGAGGTCGAGAAGGCGCATCGGGATGTGTTGAACCTGTTCTATCAGGTGTTCGACCGTGGCTTCATGCGCGACGGCGAGGGGCGCATCATCGACTTCCGCAACACGGTGATTCTGATGACGTCGAATCTGGCCAGCGAGCAAATCGTGACCGCATTCGACACCGCAAATGAAGCCGCGAGCGACGTTGCGCAGAACGCTCCCGACCATGTGCCTGTCAGTGACGCGCTGCTGATGGAGCGTGTTCGTCCCGTGCTCGTCGAGCACTTCCAACCGGCCCTGCTCGCGCGGTTTCAATCGGTGATCTATCGGCCGCTTGCGGCTGCGGCGCTTGGGACTATCGTGCGCATGAAGCTCGATAAGGTCGCGCACCGGATCGCAAAGCGTTTCGAAGTCGCGCTGATCTGCGACGACACGCTAATCGATGAAATTGTCCTTGCCTGTCAGACGCCGGATTCGGGCGCACGGAATATCGACAGCTTGCTCGATCAACAGATCCTGCCCGTGCTGTCGCGTGAGTTGCTGGTGCGCTCGGCGAAAGGCAAGTTGCCGGCCACGATACGGTTGTCGGTGAGCGAGACGGAAGGCGTGATCGTGGATTTCGAAGAAGCGAGGCTTCACGATGAGGCCGCCGCGTGA
- a CDS encoding Hcp family type VI secretion system effector — MAIPAYMWLKDDGGADIKGSVTVHDREGSVEVVRFDHGIHIPTDGNTGKLTGTRVHAPITFTKETDASTPYLYKAVTSGQTLRSVEIKWYKIDDAGKEKEYFNTKLDNVKVVAVRPKMLDIKIPEFEKHNHLEEIELRYEKITWSYKDGNIIHGDTWNERS, encoded by the coding sequence ATGGCAATTCCCGCATATATGTGGCTCAAGGATGATGGCGGCGCCGACATCAAGGGCTCGGTCACCGTTCACGATCGCGAAGGCAGCGTGGAAGTGGTTCGGTTCGATCACGGCATCCACATTCCGACCGACGGCAATACCGGCAAGCTGACGGGCACACGCGTGCACGCGCCGATCACGTTCACGAAGGAAACCGACGCGTCGACGCCGTATCTGTACAAGGCCGTGACGAGCGGCCAGACGCTGAGGTCGGTCGAAATCAAGTGGTACAAGATCGACGACGCCGGCAAGGAAAAGGAATACTTCAACACCAAGCTCGACAATGTGAAGGTCGTGGCCGTGCGTCCGAAGATGCTCGACATCAAGATCCCCGAATTCGAGAAGCACAACCATCTCGAAGAAATCGAACTGCGCTACGAAAAGATCACGTGGTCGTACAAGGATGGCAACATCATCCACGGCGATACGTGGAACGAGCGTTCGTAA
- a CDS encoding OmpA family protein encodes MRARRASTQHVLRSIDAALASLPADIKRNTPLVLTVGEPGSVLSRVFDKNAVIVTDTAIWVRHDDPSKLMHLADALKRWRGGQGPDAVAWLMTSDDPASAVALQATLKRWRVAINEASRAVGYRLPVCIALYATETRDRPLDCPWFGVSAPAPLDLPATAKQLSASLGAFAERAMPEDRQPRAFIATQLDAFARCAFEAVLPPLLDTQRGMQALTLNAFGVTVVAGPMLPDSLYGQFVAATTALDLPAAAGITQRYPLPIPLIRGIAPQPVRRALPIALAHAFAWLSVWFCAAAVASAWQNRALVSGVLAHMARYEAIPPAQDAARVDALTALKRDRDQLEQYASAGVPPRLGLGLYRGAPLLPVVNRLIAGYQPPAPAPSTIELDSMSLFDSGSSKLKSGSNRALIGALEMIKAHPDKRVLIAGHTDSVGSTGSNLALSEARAAAVRDWLADASGLSVTRFAIQGYGDTRPKAPNDGEAGRAANRRVEITLVPDCRVDRGDGFTHGHPACS; translated from the coding sequence ATGCGGGCACGGCGCGCATCGACGCAGCACGTACTGCGTTCCATCGATGCAGCGCTCGCATCGTTGCCCGCAGACATCAAACGCAATACGCCACTCGTGCTGACGGTTGGCGAACCGGGCAGCGTGCTCTCGCGTGTCTTCGACAAAAACGCCGTCATCGTCACGGATACAGCGATATGGGTGCGTCATGATGATCCGTCGAAGCTGATGCACCTCGCGGATGCACTGAAGCGTTGGCGTGGCGGCCAGGGTCCCGACGCCGTCGCGTGGCTGATGACGTCCGACGACCCGGCGAGCGCCGTCGCCTTGCAGGCGACGCTCAAGCGCTGGCGAGTCGCGATCAACGAAGCGAGTCGCGCGGTGGGATACAGGTTGCCGGTATGCATCGCGTTGTACGCGACAGAAACCCGGGACAGGCCGCTCGATTGCCCCTGGTTCGGCGTTTCCGCTCCGGCTCCGTTGGACTTGCCCGCGACGGCGAAGCAGCTTTCGGCGTCGCTTGGCGCCTTCGCCGAAAGGGCGATGCCGGAGGACCGCCAGCCGCGAGCGTTCATTGCGACACAACTGGACGCATTCGCACGTTGTGCTTTTGAAGCCGTTTTGCCACCGTTGCTGGATACGCAGCGTGGCATGCAGGCGTTGACGCTGAACGCTTTTGGCGTGACGGTCGTGGCTGGCCCGATGCTTCCCGATTCGCTGTATGGACAGTTCGTCGCCGCAACAACGGCGCTCGATCTGCCCGCCGCCGCAGGCATCACGCAGCGTTATCCATTGCCGATACCACTGATTCGTGGCATTGCGCCACAGCCGGTTCGTCGGGCTTTGCCCATCGCGCTCGCTCATGCGTTCGCGTGGCTTTCCGTATGGTTTTGCGCGGCAGCGGTGGCTTCCGCGTGGCAGAACCGCGCGCTCGTTTCCGGCGTGCTAGCTCATATGGCGCGCTACGAGGCCATCCCGCCGGCACAGGATGCCGCGCGCGTGGACGCGCTCACGGCGCTCAAGCGCGATCGCGACCAGTTGGAGCAATACGCGAGCGCAGGCGTGCCGCCGCGGCTCGGTCTCGGGTTGTATCGCGGCGCGCCGTTGCTGCCCGTCGTCAATCGACTGATTGCCGGTTATCAGCCGCCCGCCCCCGCGCCGTCGACGATCGAACTCGACAGCATGTCGCTCTTCGACAGCGGCAGTTCGAAGCTCAAGTCCGGTTCAAACCGCGCGTTGATCGGCGCGCTCGAAATGATCAAGGCGCACCCGGACAAGCGGGTGTTGATTGCCGGCCATACGGATTCCGTTGGTAGCACGGGCAGCAACCTGGCGTTGTCCGAGGCCCGGGCCGCCGCCGTCCGCGACTGGCTAGCGGATGCGTCCGGCCTGTCGGTCACGCGCTTCGCGATACAGGGTTACGGCGACACGCGTCCCAAAGCGCCGAATGACGGTGAGGCAGGACGAGCGGCGAACAGGCGCGTCGAGATCACGCTAGTACCCGACTGCCGTGTCGATCGCGGCGACGGTTTTACACATGGCCATCCGGCCTGCTCATAA
- the tssG gene encoding type VI secretion system baseplate subunit TssG has product MRSRSVHHEANDATKADHPLLPALLDHAMQMNFFRFCQLIELAAPDRAPIGTTDSPTDEPVRFRSRARLGFPRREIDAIESDPDDPLKPPAIVTTFLGLYGVDARMPSYFADEVAQSREGAEPLAAFLDLFHHRIVTQYYRVWRKYRYPAGFKNDGTDEVSRYLLSYAGLGIGTPDVAREVGTRKLLSMLGLAGQKTRTAEGLAGVLRHAVPDTDVDVDEFHPVWINADGDQGAALGESCLLGRGFYDRSNSVRIVLTPNTREAVLALLPGHTAHREVMTLLRFYLGYEAQANLEMQVAPDLMPPQKLNAEEVRLGFTTRLAGAGMSSRNSARTRVQLGVWTGSSGDRTPMH; this is encoded by the coding sequence ATGCGTTCGCGATCCGTCCATCACGAGGCAAACGACGCCACCAAGGCCGACCATCCGTTGCTGCCCGCGCTGCTCGATCACGCGATGCAGATGAATTTCTTCCGCTTCTGCCAGCTCATCGAACTGGCCGCGCCGGATCGCGCGCCCATCGGCACAACGGATTCGCCAACCGACGAACCGGTCCGCTTTCGTTCGCGCGCACGTCTGGGGTTTCCGCGTCGTGAGATCGATGCGATCGAAAGCGATCCCGACGATCCGCTGAAACCGCCGGCTATCGTGACGACCTTTCTTGGTCTCTATGGCGTGGATGCGCGCATGCCATCGTACTTCGCCGACGAAGTCGCACAGAGCCGCGAAGGCGCGGAACCGCTCGCCGCGTTTCTCGATCTCTTCCATCACCGCATCGTCACGCAGTACTACCGCGTATGGCGCAAGTATCGCTATCCGGCGGGTTTCAAAAACGACGGCACCGACGAGGTTTCGCGCTATCTGCTCAGCTATGCCGGACTCGGCATCGGCACACCTGACGTGGCGCGCGAAGTCGGCACCAGAAAGCTGCTGTCGATGCTCGGTCTCGCAGGTCAAAAGACGCGCACGGCCGAAGGGCTTGCGGGCGTTCTCCGGCACGCCGTGCCCGATACGGATGTCGACGTCGACGAATTTCATCCCGTCTGGATCAACGCGGACGGCGATCAAGGTGCGGCGCTCGGCGAATCCTGCCTGCTCGGCCGCGGCTTCTACGACAGGAGCAACAGCGTGCGCATCGTGCTCACGCCGAACACGCGCGAAGCCGTGCTTGCGCTGCTGCCCGGTCACACCGCGCATCGCGAGGTGATGACGCTGCTGCGCTTTTACCTTGGCTACGAAGCACAAGCGAACCTGGAAATGCAGGTCGCGCCCGACCTGATGCCGCCACAGAAGCTTAACGCGGAAGAAGTGCGGCTCGGCTTCACGACAAGGCTGGCCGGCGCAGGCATGTCAAGCCGCAATAGCGCGCGAACGCGCGTGCAACTGGGCGTATGGACGGGCAGCAGCGGCGATCGCACGCCGATGCATTGA
- the tssJ gene encoding type VI secretion system lipoprotein TssJ — MNRKINAPGMSALLLTALTLAGCGLTQAVSDNTVDAAKWVFTTQVKTMSVDLVSRASLNENAAGQSLSTVVRLYQLKDAQNFQQLEYAQLQTNDLDALKADLLATRDVVLRPNASANINEPMKEDAQYVGVVAFFRNPDRDSTWKLLVPKKQWKKTDPVKIVVRGNVMELVDAKPEPVKHDAPQQSAPNAASAPAAATPKAKAAASITTGSITVLQPLEG; from the coding sequence ATGAACAGGAAAATAAACGCGCCGGGCATGAGCGCATTGCTGTTGACTGCGCTGACACTGGCAGGATGCGGACTCACTCAGGCAGTGTCCGATAACACGGTGGATGCCGCGAAATGGGTTTTCACGACTCAGGTCAAGACCATGAGCGTCGATCTCGTCAGCCGCGCTTCACTGAACGAGAACGCCGCCGGGCAATCGCTTTCGACGGTCGTACGGCTGTACCAGTTGAAGGATGCGCAGAACTTCCAGCAACTTGAGTACGCGCAATTGCAGACCAACGATCTCGACGCGCTGAAGGCCGATCTGCTGGCAACCCGAGACGTCGTGCTGCGCCCCAACGCCAGCGCGAACATCAACGAGCCGATGAAAGAAGATGCCCAATACGTAGGGGTCGTCGCATTCTTTCGCAATCCCGACCGCGACTCGACGTGGAAACTGCTGGTCCCGAAGAAGCAGTGGAAAAAAACCGATCCCGTGAAGATCGTCGTGCGCGGCAACGTGATGGAACTCGTCGATGCAAAGCCGGAGCCGGTGAAGCACGACGCGCCACAGCAGAGCGCGCCTAATGCCGCCAGCGCACCGGCTGCTGCAACGCCGAAAGCGAAAGCCGCTGCGTCGATCACAACGGGTTCAATCACGGTGCTTCAGCCTCTCGAAGGCTAA
- a CDS encoding MurR/RpiR family transcriptional regulator, whose translation MSRQRQNPPTAAEPAIAARITAAMPILTPVHRRMGEFVLANQFRAATMRIDELATAVGASIATANRFARALGFDGYPAFREALVRGFEATLAPVERLRTAQESQTNGDELFSASLEQASTNLGTTRSTIDGTAAEAAVDAIIAARRVFILGSGASAFLASLMEHNLLPYHDNVQSLALIGGPTHAARRLFNACKGDLVIAIAFPRYVDDTLELARRAASLGADVLALTDGPTSPLATLATRSLFIRAERRLAATSEATVLAVIEALCDAVAFRAKRSAQAAANMTEFVLPWLTDTSTLSAHSKTATRPTPKQAKNKQ comes from the coding sequence ATGTCCCGCCAACGTCAGAACCCACCCACCGCCGCCGAGCCCGCCATCGCCGCCCGCATCACGGCCGCGATGCCGATCCTCACGCCTGTCCACCGGCGCATGGGCGAGTTCGTGCTGGCCAACCAGTTCCGCGCCGCGACCATGCGGATCGACGAACTGGCAACGGCCGTCGGCGCGTCCATCGCGACGGCGAACCGCTTTGCGCGCGCGCTCGGCTTCGACGGCTATCCGGCGTTTCGCGAGGCGCTGGTGCGCGGCTTCGAAGCGACGCTCGCGCCCGTCGAGCGCCTCCGCACCGCGCAGGAATCGCAGACCAACGGCGACGAACTGTTCAGCGCGTCACTCGAACAGGCCTCGACCAATCTCGGCACGACGCGCAGCACGATCGACGGCACAGCCGCCGAAGCCGCCGTCGACGCGATCATCGCCGCACGACGCGTGTTCATCCTCGGCTCCGGCGCGAGCGCGTTTCTTGCGAGCCTGATGGAGCACAACCTTTTGCCGTATCACGACAACGTGCAGTCGCTCGCCTTGATTGGCGGACCGACGCACGCGGCGCGCCGCCTGTTCAACGCGTGCAAGGGCGATCTGGTGATCGCCATCGCGTTTCCTCGCTATGTCGACGACACGCTCGAGCTCGCGCGCCGCGCCGCCAGCCTCGGCGCAGACGTGCTCGCGTTGACGGACGGCCCGACGTCGCCGCTCGCCACGCTCGCCACACGCTCGCTCTTCATCCGCGCCGAACGGCGTCTCGCCGCGACATCGGAAGCGACCGTGCTCGCCGTGATCGAAGCGCTGTGCGACGCCGTCGCGTTCCGCGCGAAGCGCTCCGCGCAGGCTGCCGCCAACATGACCGAGTTCGTGTTGCCGTGGCTCACCGACACATCCACGCTGTCAGCCCATTCGAAGACCGCCACGCGGCCCACTCCTAAACAGGCAAAGAACAAGCAATGA
- a CDS encoding isoaspartyl peptidase/L-asparaginase: protein MTTKAVIAIHGGAGTIVRASMASDAEARYHAELRAVLVAAQRVLADGGSALDAVTQAVRLLEECPLFNAGHGSVFTSAGTHELDASIMDGRTLEAGAVSCVKRVRNPIVAARHVLEYSEHVMFTAEGAEAFAQAQGLEFVDPSYFHTDARYRQWQLAREQQRAMLDHDGATLAAQEASSANNEALPHEPIDPNKKFGTVGAVAVDLYGHVAAATSTGGITNKQLGRVGDAPLIGAGCYADDATCAVSTTGSGEMFMRMVAAYDVAAQMAYRGASLEEAANDVVMNRLPRIDGRGGLIAVDAHGNVVLPFNTEGMYRGYARVGEAPVTAIYR, encoded by the coding sequence ATGACCACCAAGGCAGTAATCGCGATTCATGGCGGCGCGGGCACGATCGTGCGCGCGTCGATGGCCTCCGATGCGGAAGCCCGCTATCACGCCGAATTGCGCGCCGTGCTCGTCGCCGCGCAACGCGTGCTCGCCGACGGCGGCAGCGCGCTCGACGCCGTCACGCAAGCCGTGCGGCTGCTCGAAGAGTGTCCGCTATTCAACGCGGGGCACGGTTCGGTTTTTACATCGGCGGGCACGCACGAACTCGATGCGTCGATCATGGACGGCCGCACGCTGGAAGCAGGCGCGGTGTCGTGCGTGAAGCGAGTTCGCAACCCCATCGTCGCGGCGCGCCACGTGCTCGAGTACAGCGAGCACGTGATGTTCACGGCCGAAGGCGCCGAAGCGTTCGCACAGGCGCAAGGTCTGGAGTTCGTCGATCCGTCGTACTTCCACACGGATGCACGCTATCGCCAGTGGCAACTCGCGCGCGAGCAGCAGCGCGCGATGCTCGACCATGACGGCGCAACACTTGCCGCGCAAGAAGCATCGTCCGCAAACAACGAAGCGCTGCCTCACGAACCCATCGACCCGAACAAAAAGTTCGGCACGGTCGGCGCAGTCGCCGTGGATCTGTACGGCCACGTCGCGGCCGCGACCTCGACGGGCGGCATCACGAACAAGCAGTTGGGCCGTGTCGGCGATGCGCCGTTGATCGGTGCGGGCTGCTATGCCGACGACGCAACCTGCGCCGTCTCGACCACGGGCTCCGGCGAAATGTTCATGCGCATGGTCGCCGCCTACGACGTCGCCGCGCAAATGGCCTATCGCGGCGCCTCGCTCGAAGAGGCTGCGAACGACGTCGTGATGAACCGCTTGCCGCGCATCGACGGACGCGGCGGCCTGATCGCCGTCGAC